In Melitaea cinxia chromosome 4, ilMelCinx1.1, whole genome shotgun sequence, a single genomic region encodes these proteins:
- the LOC123670453 gene encoding uncharacterized protein LOC123670453 produces the protein MVRPGAGPPLVVKAKGHGYVAAVRGGVAFVGVYFSPNRDLAALERFLDVLGPLVGQLAPLHVFVAGDLNAKSTAWGNPVTNPKGREVEEWALAAGLSLLNVGAVQTCMRWSGGSVVDVTFATPAIARRVEGWRVETEVETLSDHRYIRFEVSPAPVRPALMSSSTSSSGRSQFPRWALSKLNRELAEEAAIIGRWSLPPLMEFGVDEAANRLCDAFTAVCRAAMPLAKRPPLRRALYWWSAEITGLRAACNGARRQYTRSRRRRPQDVDRDDRLRRIYVEKRKILQQAICRAKEEAWLELVGGLERDPWGRPYN, from the coding sequence ATGGTGAGGCCTGGAGCCGGACCCCCCCTCGTCGTCAAGGCGAAGGGCCACGGGTATGTGGCGGCGGTTCGGGGAGGGGTGGCTTTCGTCGGAGTCTATTTCTCCCCGAACCGTGACCTGGCGGCTCTGGAACGGTTTCTCGACGTTCTGGGGCCGCTGGTGGGGCAGCTAGCTCCACTTCATGTGTTCGTAGCCGGCGACCTCAACGCCAAGTCCACGGCTTGGGGTAACCCGGTTACGAACCCAAAAGGGAGGGAGGTGGAGGAGTGGGCTCTTGCTGCCGGACTGTCCCTGCTCAATGTTGGGGCAGTCCAGACGTGCATGCGTTGGTCGGGAGGTTCCGTGGTTGACGTCACGTTCGCCACGCCAGCCATCGCACGCAGAGTGGAGGGGTGGAGGGTGGAGACGgaggtggagactctctcggaccaTCGATATATAAGGTTCGAGGTGTCTCCAGCTCCCGTACGTCCGGCGTTAATGTCGTCATCAACGTCGTCCAGTGGGCGTAGTCAGTTTCCGCGTTGGGCACTCTCCAAGCTCAATCGGGAACTGGCTGAGGAGGCCGCAATCATCGGCCGCTGGAGTCTTCCGCCGCTTATGGAGTTTGGGGTGGATGAGGCGGCTAACCGGCTCTGCGACGCATTTACTGCTGTCTGCAGAGCGGCCATGCCACTCGCGAAGCGTCCACCCCTGCGGCGAGCGCTCTATTGGTGGTCGGCCGAGATAACCGGTCTCCGGGCCGCCTGCAACGGGGCCAGGAGGCAATATACTCGGAGCAGGCGGAGACGCCCCCAGGACGTGGACAGGGACGACAGGCTGCGCAGGATCTACGTGGAGAAAAGGAAGATCCTGCAGCAGGCCATATGCCGAGCCAAGGAAGAGGCCTGGCTGGAGCTAGTTGGGGGTCTGGAGAGAGACCCCTGGGGCCGACCGTATAATTGA